The following coding sequences lie in one Streptomyces venezuelae genomic window:
- the efeU gene encoding iron uptake transporter permease EfeU yields MFGNYLIGLREGLEASLVVCILIAYLVKTGRRDALVPIWAGIGVAVALALGFGCALTFGSQELTFEAQEALGGSLSIVAVGLVTWMVFWMRRTARHLKAELHGKLDAALQMGTAALVATAFLAVGREGLETALFVWASVRASSDGSHAPLIGVILGLLSAVALGWLFYRGAVRINLAKFFTWTGAMLVVVAAGVLAYGVHDLQEARFLGGLSDKAFDISATIPPDSWYGTLLKGVFNFQPDPTVLQVVVWLLYLVPTLAFFFAPTRSTPRKATPERATVPEQG; encoded by the coding sequence ATGTTCGGCAACTATCTGATCGGCCTGCGCGAGGGCCTCGAAGCCAGTCTGGTCGTCTGCATCCTCATCGCCTACCTGGTGAAGACCGGGCGGCGGGACGCGCTCGTCCCCATCTGGGCGGGCATCGGCGTCGCGGTGGCGCTCGCGCTCGGCTTCGGCTGCGCGCTCACCTTCGGCTCGCAGGAGCTGACGTTCGAGGCGCAGGAGGCGCTCGGCGGCTCGCTGTCGATCGTCGCGGTGGGCCTGGTGACGTGGATGGTCTTCTGGATGCGGCGCACGGCACGGCACTTGAAGGCCGAGCTGCACGGCAAGCTGGACGCGGCCCTGCAGATGGGCACGGCCGCGCTGGTGGCGACGGCGTTCCTCGCGGTGGGCCGGGAGGGCCTGGAGACGGCGCTGTTCGTGTGGGCGTCGGTGCGCGCGTCGAGCGACGGTTCGCACGCCCCGCTGATCGGCGTGATCCTCGGGCTGCTCTCCGCGGTCGCGCTCGGCTGGCTGTTCTACCGGGGCGCGGTCCGCATCAACCTCGCGAAGTTCTTCACCTGGACCGGCGCGATGCTGGTCGTCGTGGCCGCGGGCGTCCTCGCGTACGGCGTGCACGATCTGCAGGAGGCCCGGTTCCTCGGCGGTCTGAGCGACAAGGCGTTCGACATCAGCGCGACGATCCCGCCGGACAGCTGGTACGGCACGCTCCTCAAGGGCGTCTTCAACTTCCAGCCCGACCCGACGGTGCTGCAGGTCGTGGTGTGGCTGCTGTACCTCGTCCCGACGCTGGCGTTCTTCTTCGCGCCGACGCGTTCCACTCCGCGGAAGGCCACGCCGGAGAGGGCAACAGTTCCGGAACAGGGTTGA
- the efeB gene encoding iron uptake transporter deferrochelatase/peroxidase subunit, with amino-acid sequence MAESTTTRRSVLGWGGAGLALGAAAAGGAVAMARSGDDVAPAAEPGAAVAFHGAHQAGIATAVQDRLHFAAFDVKTADREEFVQLLKDWTRAAARMTAGHAVGEGAYGGLAEAPPDDTGEALGLRPSRLTLTIGFGPSLFDKFGLADRRPEALVDLPKFPGDNLDKGRSGGDLCVQACADDPQVAVHAIRNLARIGFGKVAVRWSQLGFGKTSSTTPDAQTPRNMMGFKDGTRNISGTDAAALDRHVWVGPKDGTDWMTGGSYLVARRIRMNIETWDRTSLQEQEDVFGRDKGEGAPVGRAKERDEPFLKAMKPDAHVRLAHPDTNGGATILRRGYSFTDGTDGLGRLDAGLFFLAYQRDVRKGFIPVQRSLSRSDALNEYIQHVGSAVFAVPPGVRDKDDWWGRGLFTGKA; translated from the coding sequence ATGGCTGAGTCCACCACCACGAGGCGTTCCGTGCTCGGCTGGGGCGGCGCCGGGCTGGCGCTCGGCGCGGCCGCGGCGGGCGGCGCCGTGGCGATGGCCCGCTCCGGCGACGACGTGGCGCCCGCCGCCGAGCCGGGGGCGGCCGTCGCCTTCCACGGCGCGCACCAGGCCGGCATCGCCACCGCCGTCCAGGACCGGCTGCACTTCGCGGCGTTCGACGTGAAGACGGCGGACCGGGAGGAGTTCGTGCAGCTCCTCAAGGACTGGACGCGGGCGGCGGCGCGGATGACCGCGGGCCACGCGGTCGGCGAGGGCGCGTACGGCGGGCTCGCCGAGGCGCCGCCGGACGACACCGGCGAGGCGCTCGGCCTCAGGCCGTCCCGGCTCACCCTGACGATCGGCTTCGGCCCGTCCCTGTTCGACAAGTTCGGGCTCGCCGACCGCCGCCCCGAGGCACTCGTCGACCTGCCGAAATTCCCCGGCGACAACCTCGACAAGGGCCGCAGCGGCGGCGACCTGTGCGTGCAGGCCTGCGCGGACGACCCGCAGGTCGCGGTGCACGCGATCCGCAACCTCGCCCGCATCGGCTTCGGCAAGGTGGCGGTGCGCTGGTCCCAGCTGGGCTTCGGCAAGACGTCGTCGACGACGCCGGACGCGCAGACGCCGCGCAACATGATGGGCTTCAAGGACGGCACGCGGAACATCTCCGGCACCGACGCCGCCGCGCTCGACCGGCACGTGTGGGTCGGCCCGAAGGACGGCACGGACTGGATGACGGGCGGCTCCTACCTGGTCGCCCGCCGCATCCGCATGAACATCGAGACGTGGGACCGGACCTCGCTGCAGGAGCAGGAGGACGTCTTCGGCCGCGACAAGGGCGAGGGCGCGCCGGTCGGCAGGGCCAAGGAGCGGGACGAGCCGTTCCTCAAGGCGATGAAGCCGGACGCGCACGTCCGCCTCGCCCACCCCGACACCAATGGCGGGGCGACGATCCTGCGCCGCGGCTACTCCTTCACGGACGGCACCGACGGCCTCGGCCGCCTGGACGCGGGCCTGTTCTTCCTCGCGTACCAGCGGGACGTCCGCAAGGGCTTCATCCCGGTGCAGCGCAGCCTGTCGCGCTCCGACGCGCTCAACGAGTACATCCAGCACGTGGGTTCCGCGGTCTTCGCGGTCCCGCCGGGCGTCCGCGACAAGGACGACTGGTGGGGCAGGGGCCTGTTCACCGGAAAGGCGTGA
- a CDS encoding SH3 domain-containing protein, whose product MRNSRFGKSLATLTAVTAVALGASLITAPTASAVGGSACTKNVKNHKMMVINVGATARSGPGNGYSKVKRLEWFDQVYVRCYTVKRGTQWYYGDLPRTSKRGWVDAMLLQEI is encoded by the coding sequence ATGCGTAACTCCCGGTTCGGGAAGAGCCTTGCCACGCTGACCGCGGTCACCGCGGTGGCGCTCGGCGCCTCGCTGATCACCGCTCCGACCGCCTCGGCGGTCGGCGGCAGCGCCTGCACCAAGAACGTCAAGAACCACAAGATGATGGTCATCAACGTGGGCGCCACCGCCCGCTCGGGCCCCGGCAACGGCTACAGCAAGGTCAAGCGCCTCGAGTGGTTCGACCAGGTCTACGTCCGCTGTTACACGGTGAAGCGCGGCACCCAGTGGTACTACGGCGACCTGCCCCGCACCAGCAAGCGCGGCTGGGTCGACGCGATGCTCCTCCAGGAGATCTGA